The window ggcaataagaggtttacaataattgaagccttcaatgcaaggtttaaaggcccaaaagacacgttggaaggtcctaatattaggtctcacatatacaccaatgtcattgtcctccttaaaataccactcaaATACTAACCCCggttggaatgttgcaaagcttctaaaaagcgtggaaggagtgagtaagaaccttcccatGTCCCGTAAATGGATAACAAAGCTTGTTGCTTTGCACACCACGCTCtcttataattcacatccacgCCAAAgcgatctttaaccatctgaCGAACGACaaataccttaatggatgggtctttagcaacacaatttctaataacattgttaatgacagaagatgttaggtgaatgtgtccagccgacACATTGTCACTACCCAATACACAAGAACCGTGCTTAACCTTATaggtaacaatacgccatgaagatatATTAGAGTCAAACGTAGCTCTAAGTTTCCACGAACAACCCCGCTTGCACTTCAAGGAaaggacagtttggttcgaggtctccgttctgtactccacatttctcCCAATATGATACgctctgatagcttccaacaacgattccttgttatcaaacatcatacccttctcaaactctccctgttcggtgtatgtggtatcacaagcccaagtcctccatgagttgtcctccGCATACTCGTTTAAAGGTGGAcagagggcataaggtgtaggaggaatgattgtaggaatgttgcctagagtcatgtcatttgctagcgcatcctcatcgacatccacatcgtcctcagaacgatcgtcaatgagctcattactctcatttccatcatcccaaggtcccatctcagcaatttctcctaagttaaccattgaatcaattggaacttgattcgtagggggttgagaaacgacgggatttacagtttcctgagttactataggcataggggtaggagtaggattagaagcaactacattctctaatggtacttcttctacgtataactccaaagagggaattggtgtactttgaatgctcccacatcgcatctatagcctcatcatcctcaacaggaaaggcaatAAATTCTCCACTCAaggcatatttaaagcttatatttacggtacttctagtagggtccaatccaatcttagaagatATAAAACGTCTAAAgtgattcaaatccatgttcgaattgcaagcaaacaacttacgtcttcccccaacataatgaactttgccattattttctctaatacaaccattccaaaaacatactatagtgacgcgaaatgatgccattttctacattaacacaaagaaaatcaacatcaacatcaactcatgcccatacaagtacattatattcatttgattataatcttttttggtctacaaattattcaaatccataatgtagctaagttcatacatatataatacacataatccaaataataaatcaattcataagttcacaaacaacatttctaataccaacatcaacatcaacattttctaataatattcaactaatacaacaacattacttcaaaatccaacataaagctataaaaacaattagaaattaccttcaatgcttatggatgattaagattagtcttgatttaacaactacaaacctacatttgaaaaaataaacaaatttggttaaaaccctaaaatccaaatatacaccaaaaaaacacaaaaaaatttacctttgcgCAAGCTatagtatcccacactaattttgaagtgccaaattgaaagaggattgCACGATTTGATGGAATGAATCAaaggttttagagggagaaggtgGAAATGTCGAGAGAGGTAGGGTTTGAGAAATGGGATTTTGcgaaaaacagaaactgatCTGAATTTGTATATCAGgtctgtttgcagttagtaactgcgaacagcttgttcgcagttactaactgcgaacagctcttttgtcttttatagctgttcgcagttactaactgcgaacagctccaaagcacagctttggggttcggacgcttacttttgggaaaaCTTTAGATTTCGCTTATTTGCttcatttgttttattttttcgcttAAATATTTCTAAAATTCAACCTTTTTCTCAGCTGAACCTTTTTCTTTCACCATTTCCTCCCATTTATTTAACATCATCTCAGCAACTTTATTGCATTATTGGAAACTTGCTCTACAATACCAATAATTGTTATTTAACATTGTTGttactttgagttttaaaattaGATGTTAAACAATTttagttaatattttttatattcaaagTGACGCTTTAAACAATTAAAGTCATAGTAATTCACAAATTAATTAAAGCCACTTACTAAAGTGAGTAGGCAGAGTATAACTATAAATGAAAGATGATTATTGATTCAGAAAGTCTTGAAGCCAGTTACTGTATTATTAACATGCATTATTCATATTCAAGACTCACAATAAAATTAATcgtgatattaataaattaccCAACTATTCTAATTAGTCTTTGCCAGGGATGACAATAGATTATACTCACAAACAATTTTAAGACATTACACCTATTCCGACCGTGGAGAGAATAATCAACACTCTTAACAAAGATGAAGAGGTTGCCTTTTAAAAGGTTCACAGTGTATATGAATTACTGGGGAGGTTTGAGTTGCTTTTCTGACTGTTCCACCGTGCTTTCCTACACAAGGTAGCAAACAAGGGCCGGAGAGAGGTCCTCCGGGGATCCTCCTCCTATGATTAAGTCAGTAAGGGTTTTGAGATGATTGCTGATACAGTTTTTAAGGAATTAGAGCTATTTGTATGAGGGAATAATGCTTGGATTTCAGTGTAAAAGTTACGTTACCCTTGGTGATGCATGGCACTGTATATTTATAGTGGTGGGCCTTAGGAGAGGTTTCCAGAACCCTAATGACAGTTTAGGCTTTTAACTTAATGGAATCTTTCTCGAGATCAgtggagagagagagagatagaATATTTCGTATGTCTATGTGGCGTTTGGTGGTTTGCTGATCCTTACAACATGGTCCCCCCTCCTTGTCTTTTAGTAAACCTATATGGGTAGGGTACGAGGTAGGTGTAGTGTCTTGCCTTATACAAGTGTTGACAACTTTTCTGACCATAACTGCAGTTGTCTCATACCACGTCATCGTTTCCGATGCTATTGTTCTGCAGGGTTAATCATCCTGCAGGTATTTATATTCTTCTTTCTCTGCCAGGGCCCTTTTGATATGACCCTACTAATTCAGTGAGTCCTGTTGTCCTGAATTTTAACCGAGGAGTAAGTTTAGTCCTTCAGGAAGCTAAGTCGTCCTTCTCAGGGAGCCAGAACCTCTAAAGGGATCCTGGTTACTTTGTCCTGTCCTTCGTTTTTGGTGGTGATTAGGGTCTTTTCTTTTTCAGGGTCTTGAGACTAATGGTCATGTTACAGCACATACAACACCGAATAAAAGTCGAACTTTTTCACCTTCGACTTAGAATTACATGTTTATTTCTCCAATTCTCGAACCTTTTGCGGAGTcggataataatattttttttgagaatCAAATCCATTTAACAATATACAAACtcagtacaataatattttttgaatagACTATTATTTTGCTAAATCCCACGTAAATATACATTATAGTCCCATCAATTCCACTTGATAACTTAAACATGCTATGATTAGAAGTAATTATTTGGGTAGTAGGTTAATTTAGATTCAGGTGTTTCAAATCAGTTCAAAATCAAATTgtgttgatgtttttttttttttcttaattatatatttatttttgaagtttAGTCAAAATGAGGTTCCATTACGATTAGGTAAGTAACCGATTatcaaatttgttttgaacacctgAATTAGCAAATAGCAAATATTCTCTCCCATTCTACTTAGTAACAAAAGTAAATTCATAGCAATGTTGTCTTTTGGATAGACCTATCAAAAATTGTGTTAAGAGTATTAGGAAAATTCCTTTTATAGTGAAGTCCAATAACTACATTACCAATGATAAATACAAAAACAAGAGTTGAAAAAGGCACATTGATACGTCAACATTAATCTTAAAATGTTGAACTTgtctaaaataaactaaaaaataaataattaaacaaaattaaaaagatgTCAGATTGTATCAGAGTCAAACTATATAGTGGTAAAGTAGGACATTTTTTCCCTTAAAATTCATATCAGATTATTTTTCTCCGATTAAATCAGGAGAAGATCGTATCCAAAGTGAGTTTCCATCCTAGTCTTTGGTGAAATGCTAATTAAATTGTCTATTGAGTGAACCGTACCGGATATACCAACGAATCGAATTAAACCCTTAACACACGTACTATGAATTGTTAGGATTATAAATTGCATTGTaaagattttcaaaataaacgagCCGATATTTCCTGCGCCGTAAAAGTGTGAAAAACTGCATTTTGAGCTGTATCAAAAGATATCTTACGGTTTCGACTGATATTCAGGCGCTATGATAATCGCCTCACTCCCGTTACCGCTTCAATGTTTCATTAACGCATTTTTTACACTATGCACTTAACATTTAATACCAATAACCAAACAGCTTATTATTGTTGGATCAAAGTTCATGTATGAAACATTCCAGTTAGATAAAGTTTGACACTTGCATACACACTACAACAATCCTAGATTCCAATCACTATTTTCCCAATCAAAGGTTTAGCAGAAGAATAGAACCATAAATCAAGTGGAAACAAGTATTTGGAATACATTCACAAGTCACAACACCATGACGCTTGGATCAATAACAACATTCTAACTCAAGGCAACAATGACTCAAAAAATATGCACAAATTCTATGCATAAGGCAAAAGTACAGAGTTAGGAAATGAAGAACTACCATTATTTGGAGCTCCTTCAATGTTGAGTATGGAAGTAACCAAGTTATATATTTGAACATTCTCGAACGATGTCACCTTTCGTCCTCTCGCAAACTGAGGGCCATGGCCGATGAAAATACTCCTCATAGAGAAAAATGCATTATCATATCCATGTGCACCTCCACATTCTCTCTCATTAGATTTCTTTTGCTCTACTTTAAAACCCTCTTCAACAATACCAATTATAGGTGGAATCCTATAACTATCAGCATAATGTAGCCTTTTCGGAAGATCTTCCTTAAGATAAACCCTCAAACGATTCCCATTCTCGACCCTCCCCGATTGCAACCCTTCATTCATTTTCGCTACAATCTCCGATGGAGATTCCATCGGAGGGCGAATTGCTAGCAATGGTGTATAAGATTGAACCCAATTAGGAGGAATCATAACCCAAGGAGCTAAATCATCTAAATATATCAATTTCTTATCACAAGTACCAACCATCCCATGATCACCAACCATGATTATAGTAACATCCTCAAAAACCCCTCTTTTTTCTAACCCTAAAATTAATCTCCCTATCATTTCATCAATTCTAACAACAGCAGTTGTAATCTCCGGATCATCCGGCCCGAATTGATGACCCTGATGATCCGGATCCTCAAAATACAATGTCATAAACACAGGAATTTCATCACCAGGCAAATCAAAATAACTAATTATAGTATCAACGCGATCCTCAAAAGGGACAGAACCATTATAattcatacaaaaattaattGGGCAATCCCATGAATTCTTTTTTACCTCAGATCCAGGCCAGAAATAAGTAGCAGCTTTTTTCCCATGTTTTGAAACAGTCTCCCATAAGGGTTCACCAAGCCACCATTTGGGATCATGATTCGACATTGTAAACTTATCTCCTGTTATAGGatcaacaaaataattgttaataatCCCATGATAAGGAGGGTATAAACCAGTAACAATCGAATAATGATTAGGGAAAGTTAATGTTGGGAAAACTGGGATTAAACCCATTTCAGCTTCGGTGCCATTTTTGATTAATCGATGAATGTTTGGTGTTGGGGCTTTAAATTGGTACCCGAATCGAAACCCATCTGAGGAAATCAAGATGACTACAGGATGAGGAAGCTTAAGTTGAGGTCTAATGGCGGATTGGAGTTTTTTTGGGGGGTGAAAGAAGAATAAAGCGGAAATGAGAGAAATGAAGGTGGTTAAGAGGAGAGCAACGTATATAATTTTGCTTagatgatttgattttgatgaagaagatgaagaaagaagaggTGTTTTGGAATTTGGTTGATCATGatcttgttcttgttgttgagATTGGGTGTGCTTGGTTATGGGAAGAACTGATAAGTGGCGAGATTCCATTGATCAATGAAACTCAAAATCTCAAGATTTATGACTTGATGCGAAAGTAGAGATTTAGGGATTTAACCCAAATAGTCATATGAAAAGGTCTCCCCCACTAATC of the Amaranthus tricolor cultivar Red isolate AtriRed21 chromosome 6, ASM2621246v1, whole genome shotgun sequence genome contains:
- the LOC130814907 gene encoding uncharacterized protein LOC130814907 isoform X1, encoding MESRHLSVLPITKHTQSQQQEQDHDQPNSKTPLLSSSSSSKSNHLSKIIYVALLLTTFISLISALFFFHPPKKLQSAIRPQLKLPHPVVILISSDGFRFGYQFKAPTPNIHRLIKNGTEAEMGLIPVFPTLTFPNHYSIVTGLYPPYHGIINNYFVDPITGDKFTMSNHDPKWWLGEPLWETVSKHGKKAATYFWPGSEVKKNSWDCPINFCMNYNGSVPFEDRVDTIISYFDLPGDEIPVFMTLYFEDPDHQGHQFGPDDPEITTAVVRIDEMIGRLILGLEKRGVFEDVTIIMVGDHGMVGTCDKKLIYLDDLAPWVMIPPNWVQSYTPLLAIRPPMESPSEIVAKMNEGLQSGRVENGNRLRVYLKEDLPKRLHYADSYRIPPIIGIVEEGFKVEQKKSNERECGGAHGYDNAFFSMRSIFIGHGPQFARGRKVTSFENVQIYNLVTSILNIEGAPNNENGIISRHYSMFLEWLY
- the LOC130814907 gene encoding uncharacterized protein LOC130814907 isoform X4, which produces MESRHLSVLPITKHTQSQQQEQDHDQPNSKTPLLSSSSSSKSNHLSKIIYVALLLTTFISLISALFFFHPPKKLQSAIRPQLKLPHPVVILISSDGFRFGYQFKAPTPNIHRLIKNGTEAEMGLIPVFPTLTFPNHYSIVTGLYPPYHGIINNYFVDPITGDKFTMSNHDPKWWLGEPLWETVSKHGKKAATYFWPGSEVKKNSWDCPINFCMNYNGSVPFEDRVDTIISYFDLPGDEIPVFMTLYFEDPDHQGHQFGPDDPEITTAVVRIDEMIGRLILGLEKRGVFEDVTIIMVGDHGMVGTCDKKLIYLDDLAPWVMIPPNWVQSYTPLLAIRPPMESPSEIVAKMNEGLQSGRVENGNRLRVYLKEDLPKRLHYADSYRIPPIIGIVEEGFKVEQKKSNERECGGAHGYDNAFFSMRSIFIGHGPQFARGRKVTSFENVQIYNLVTSILNIEGAPNNGL
- the LOC130814907 gene encoding uncharacterized protein LOC130814907 isoform X3; amino-acid sequence: MESRHLSVLPITKHTQSQQQEQDHDQPNSKTPLLSSSSSSKSNHLSKIIYVALLLTTFISLISALFFFHPPKKLQSAIRPQLKLPHPVVILISSDGFRFGYQFKAPTPNIHRLIKNGTEAEMGLIPVFPTLTFPNHYSIVTGLYPPYHGIINNYFVDPITGDKFTMSNHDPKWWLGEPLWETVSKHGKKAATYFWPGSEVKKNSWDCPINFCMNYNGSVPFEDRVDTIISYFDLPGDEIPVFMTLYFEDPDHQGHQFGPDDPEITTAVVRIDEMIGRLILGLEKRGVFEDVTIIMVGDHGMVGTCDKKLIYLDDLAPWVMIPPNWVQSYTPLLAIRPPMESPSEIVAKMNEGLQSGRVENGNRLRVYLKEDLPKRLHYADSYRIPPIIGIVEEGFKVEQKKSNERECGGAHGYDNAFFSMRSIFIGHGPQFARGRKVTSFENVQIYNLVTSILNIEGAPNNGSSSFPNSVLLPYA
- the LOC130814907 gene encoding uncharacterized protein LOC130814907 isoform X2, with the protein product MESRHLSVLPITKHTQSQQQEQDHDQPNSKTPLLSSSSSSKSNHLSKIIYVALLLTTFISLISALFFFHPPKKLQSAIRPQLKLPHPVVILISSDGFRFGYQFKAPTPNIHRLIKNGTEAEMGLIPVFPTLTFPNHYSIVTGLYPPYHGIINNYFVDPITGDKFTMSNHDPKWWLGEPLWETVSKHGKKAATYFWPGSEVKKNSWDCPINFCMNYNGSVPFEDRVDTIISYFDLPGDEIPVFMTLYFEDPDHQGHQFGPDDPEITTAVVRIDEMIGRLILGLEKRGVFEDVTIIMVGDHGMVGTCDKKLIYLDDLAPWVMIPPNWVQSYTPLLAIRPPMESPSEIVAKMNEGLQSGRVENGNRLRVYLKEDLPKRLHYADSYRIPPIIGIVEEGFKVEQKKSNERECGGAHGYDNAFFSMRSIFIGHGPQFARGRKVTSFENVQIYNLVTSILNIEGAPNNGGGSPEDLSPALVCYLV